In the Thermococcus sp. MAR1 genome, one interval contains:
- the ndk gene encoding nucleoside-diphosphate kinase: MAERKIERTLVILKPDAVVRGLMGEIISRFEKRGLKIVGMKMIWITRELAEKHYEEHRGKPFFEPLIDYITKAPSVVMVVEGRYAISVVRKMAGATDPKDAEPGSIRGDYGLDIGDSIYNIIHASDSPESAEREINLYFKPEEIFEYCKAADWFYHTHAKEKKEYLDSTDCLER, from the coding sequence ATGGCCGAGAGAAAGATAGAAAGAACACTCGTCATACTAAAGCCCGATGCCGTTGTTCGCGGGCTGATGGGCGAAATCATAAGCCGCTTCGAGAAGCGCGGACTTAAAATCGTCGGGATGAAGATGATATGGATCACCCGTGAGCTGGCGGAGAAGCACTACGAGGAGCACAGGGGAAAGCCCTTCTTCGAGCCTCTCATCGACTACATCACCAAGGCCCCGAGCGTCGTCATGGTTGTCGAGGGCAGGTACGCCATAAGCGTCGTCAGGAAGATGGCCGGCGCCACCGACCCGAAGGACGCCGAGCCCGGAAGTATAAGGGGCGACTACGGCCTCGACATCGGCGACTCGATATACAACATAATCCACGCCTCCGACAGCCCTGAGAGTGCGGAGAGGGAGATAAACCTCTACTTTAAGCCCGAGGAGATATTTGAGTACTGTAAAGCAGCGGACTGGTTCTACCACACCCATGCAAAGGAAAAGAAGGAGTACCTTGACAGCACGGACTGCCTTGAGCGCTAG
- a CDS encoding 50S ribosomal protein L24e, whose amino-acid sequence MARWNVCSYCGKEFEPGTGKMYVRNDGRVLFFCSNKCEKYYFMGRNPRKLKWTKAFQEARLQRAKRRK is encoded by the coding sequence ATGGCCAGGTGGAACGTCTGCTCCTACTGTGGAAAGGAGTTCGAGCCGGGAACGGGCAAGATGTACGTCAGGAACGACGGCAGAGTCCTGTTCTTCTGCTCCAACAAGTGCGAGAAGTACTACTTCATGGGGCGCAATCCAAGAAAGCTCAAGTGGACCAAGGCCTTCCAGGAGGCAAGGCTTCAGAGGGCCAAGAGGAGGAAGTGA